In the Leptotrichia sp. oral taxon 212 genome, one interval contains:
- a CDS encoding autotransporter-associated N-terminal domain-containing protein has translation MDNNLRNIEKTLRNFVKRCKGVAYTKEMLFTFLLTGSFAQAAQIKSNDDSIQGAKKQIENSIGDMKKLFKEAKHENNKLMKNSNLELIQLMEQGDHVVKSPWSSWQFGMNYFYSDWRGTYKGRGDKKEKYPYEGIFQRSEDAFERYTSPLSEKYKGLPTSTNPYSASSTAREGLNKGYGISSTSPKQEPLSTLNVDASIRPKDVFRDAVEAPVVSVPVPQLSVINVPNLLPPSLNIPTPATPTISLNLPTPNTNPFTDFCFTCGTQNGVHQVDNAKAFNDAQHNSSDGNDPDKKPNWTDGGNNKFWTGYNPVTGLLTPNSGTNGNIRNFSYSSGSRTNWAPRTAAALYFNKSYDERARANTALGLSAANMKKPKPDPVGFEAKNIEVYVAGNVSDNAGNNAGKTNGNHDGAIGIHTVWDGTLSNIKGHLYGRANFLSIETWHSGRLQFNNVSINIERDDSKGIKANENTLFYIYPATYDTIASHNYWAGAPKQRGGFIGKVDAKIASNKNIVYSVLGAQGSFEITSTGKYELEGADNIVYSGLGYSPNFNNLKGSGIVEDLYNTGLTPSIKLDKAPESYGDGNVVMLFNNRISLAGKAFYDSPTNSSNAYISNDGNGPVRKANWEKSGVGIYQGEIRAKAIIGNQLNMANSGTQTAAGNTTTIRNGGIETERTGDANYVENNIGIYARSGQRGKETINGQVAQIKPSEDLGAKDAARNTNFDLDEVHSLQVNDIDISFGKYAKNGIMMVSENGTVLDVAMSTNKHQGSDATTVPIMTGDIKDYGTVNLNGKISYNDAGNEAATGTIIAYSDGKWQNAVHGMTSAEAGRFEGKPSEINIGRNVVLTGRYKKFADGTESTPVAYVAKNGGEITAHEKTSAKGFGGLLAYAEAGGKVTLKKEAESVSEWAKKDEETKPYLYENIGGYAKGAGSTVTFEENLKINGMAGFADGTGAVVNLNKNANKVQTGKGGALVALNGGVVNFGGGDIYHETNVTTNSVGTGNQGDNAGNHAQSTPFFAGANSKVNFTGTTTINMSDGILKAGETSDYTAAAGTATKYNGMQNVKVKLTGDNVVLAAYEGNTTNWTGSSAGSSQVMTEMKINPANFNPNGKKYKIFYINGIFNLNTNLDLDDANNEFNKSLGLSNEKFNIGNGITVSSLTGKGLVMGSNSSATDNTSNLYNNEGTVDIKGGNVAGTTALNISYGTIHNKNLISVDKGIGAYGINGSKLINDQNANINITGEGVGMAAFTSGTSLQDYGTDKNIANGTLGTAKTLEILNKGTITVNGDTSVGIYGKTDKITGAHASTNVTRANGLISNEGKITMTGNKAVGIVSNGLGNTVTLKGTGSSDIVIQGTEGIGVYAENSDVNLLTNYGIEVKDKGTGIFVKDGSNLSAGTLELKYSGTNTGTGVGLFYDNASGTSKTNNTNVNLVDTAGTTGGVVGLYVKGNGGVLTNNGNISGDKGYGLITEGTEVVNAATITLNNPVDAATKKPSVGIYTKATDKITNNGTVTVGENSVGIYGHAVDNNGTINTGEGGTGIYSSGGDVNLNSGSINVGTGKAAAVYTNGSGQTIRANSGSTLTIGDNSFGFINEGKTGVTGNRIISDISSINNLGNDTVYVYSADSRTGAEVINNTNLTSTGSYNYGLYSAGKVTNNADINFGSGFGNVGIYSTHGGEATNAAGKNITVGASFIDENNSLNNRYAVGMAAGFNPTQDEILLGKTAYTGNIINKGIINVTGSNSIGMYGTGQGTKVINAAGATINLNASNTTGMYLDNGAYGYNYGTIRSNGTGLEKVVGVVVKNGSTIENHGDIILDAKSAVGILAKGDAVGNNLGIIKNYKTMVIQGEGSIDEKIDENQSSLGKGLMGVSIDVPKGSSVGTISVNGTPVVPTIATSSAEEYKPMQTSTIGMYIDTSSKRFTNPVQGLSALSSLTKADLIIGAEAAENTTSKYIQLDKKILDPYNEMIKKNPQIKDWNIYSGSLTWMATVAQNQTDGTIENAYMAKIPYTFWAGKEPNPVEVTDTYNFLNGMEQRYGVEELGTREKRLFDKISGIGNNEQILFFQAIDEMMGHQYANVQQRTYGTGRLIDKEITHLSKEWDTKSKQSNKIKAFGMRDEYKTDTAGIIDYTSNAYGFAYLHEDETVKLGNSSGWYAGAVHNRFKFKDIGKSKENQTMLKLGIFKTMSLAADHNGSLRWTISGEGYVSRNDMHRKYLVVDEIFNAKSDYTTYGVAVKNELGYNIRTSERTSIRPYGSLKLEYGRFTTIKEKSGEMRLDVKGNDYYSIRPEVGVEFSYRQPMAVKTTFVTTLGLGYENELGKVGNVKNMAKVSYTDADWFNIRGEKDDRKGNFKADLNIGVENQRFGVTLNGGYDTKGKNVRGGIGFRAIY, from the coding sequence TTGGATAATAATTTGAGAAATATTGAGAAAACTCTTAGAAATTTTGTAAAAAGATGTAAAGGAGTAGCATATACAAAAGAAATGTTATTTACATTTTTATTAACAGGTTCCTTTGCACAGGCAGCACAGATAAAGAGTAATGATGATTCTATTCAAGGTGCAAAAAAACAGATTGAGAATTCAATCGGAGATATGAAAAAACTTTTCAAGGAAGCGAAACATGAAAATAATAAACTGATGAAAAATTCAAACCTTGAACTGATACAACTAATGGAACAGGGAGACCATGTAGTGAAATCCCCATGGAGTTCATGGCAGTTCGGTATGAACTATTTTTACAGTGACTGGAGAGGAACTTACAAAGGCAGAGGTGATAAAAAAGAGAAATATCCTTATGAAGGTATATTCCAGAGAAGCGAAGATGCATTTGAAAGATATACTTCTCCTTTAAGTGAAAAATATAAAGGATTGCCTACTTCAACCAATCCTTATTCTGCATCTTCAACTGCAAGAGAAGGATTAAATAAGGGATATGGAATTTCAAGTACATCGCCTAAACAGGAACCATTATCTACATTGAATGTGGATGCTTCAATAAGGCCAAAAGATGTGTTTAGGGATGCAGTAGAAGCTCCGGTAGTATCAGTTCCTGTACCTCAATTAAGTGTGATTAATGTACCCAACTTACTGCCACCTTCATTGAACATACCGACTCCGGCAACACCAACTATAAGTCTGAATTTACCAACACCAAACACAAATCCATTTACGGATTTCTGTTTTACATGTGGAACTCAAAATGGAGTACACCAAGTTGATAATGCTAAGGCTTTTAACGATGCGCAGCATAACAGTTCTGATGGAAATGATCCTGATAAAAAGCCTAACTGGACGGATGGAGGAAATAATAAATTCTGGACAGGATATAATCCGGTTACAGGTTTATTAACTCCAAATTCTGGAACAAATGGAAATATAAGAAATTTTTCCTATTCAAGTGGAAGTAGAACTAACTGGGCTCCAAGAACTGCAGCAGCATTATACTTTAATAAGTCTTACGATGAAAGAGCAAGAGCTAATACAGCTCTAGGATTATCAGCTGCAAATATGAAAAAGCCTAAACCTGATCCGGTAGGATTTGAAGCAAAAAATATTGAAGTATATGTTGCTGGGAATGTATCAGATAATGCCGGAAATAATGCAGGGAAAACCAATGGTAATCATGATGGTGCAATAGGAATACATACAGTTTGGGATGGAACACTTTCAAATATTAAAGGGCATCTATATGGAAGAGCAAATTTCCTTTCAATAGAGACTTGGCATTCAGGTAGATTACAATTTAATAATGTATCGATAAATATTGAAAGAGATGATAGCAAAGGGATAAAAGCAAATGAGAACACTTTATTCTATATTTACCCAGCTACTTATGATACGATAGCTTCTCATAACTACTGGGCAGGAGCTCCAAAGCAACGTGGAGGATTTATCGGAAAAGTTGATGCAAAAATTGCATCAAATAAAAATATAGTGTACTCTGTACTTGGTGCTCAAGGTTCATTTGAGATAACTAGTACAGGTAAATATGAGTTAGAAGGAGCAGATAACATAGTTTATTCTGGTTTAGGTTACTCTCCTAACTTTAATAATTTAAAGGGTAGTGGAATAGTTGAAGATTTATATAATACAGGCTTAACTCCTTCAATAAAGCTTGATAAAGCTCCAGAATCTTATGGTGACGGAAACGTTGTGATGCTATTCAATAATAGAATCAGCTTAGCTGGTAAAGCCTTCTATGATTCTCCTACTAACAGTTCAAATGCATATATATCAAATGATGGAAATGGACCTGTTAGAAAAGCTAATTGGGAAAAATCTGGAGTTGGAATATATCAAGGTGAAATAAGAGCAAAAGCTATTATTGGTAATCAATTAAATATGGCAAATTCCGGAACTCAAACAGCGGCCGGAAATACAACTACTATAAGAAATGGTGGTATTGAAACAGAAAGAACAGGTGATGCCAACTATGTTGAAAATAATATAGGAATATATGCAAGATCTGGGCAAAGAGGAAAAGAAACAATAAATGGTCAAGTAGCTCAAATTAAACCTTCAGAAGATTTAGGTGCTAAAGATGCTGCAAGAAATACTAACTTTGATTTAGATGAAGTTCATTCCCTACAAGTTAATGATATTGATATCAGTTTTGGTAAATATGCTAAAAATGGTATTATGATGGTTTCAGAAAACGGAACTGTTTTAGATGTGGCTATGAGTACTAACAAACATCAAGGTAGTGATGCAACAACTGTACCTATAATGACAGGAGATATTAAAGATTATGGAACAGTTAATCTTAATGGAAAAATTTCATATAATGATGCTGGCAATGAGGCTGCAACTGGAACAATAATAGCTTATTCAGATGGAAAATGGCAAAATGCCGTTCATGGAATGACATCAGCTGAAGCTGGAAGATTTGAAGGAAAGCCAAGTGAAATCAATATAGGACGTAATGTAGTCCTTACCGGAAGATATAAAAAGTTTGCTGATGGTACAGAGTCCACTCCTGTAGCTTATGTGGCTAAAAACGGAGGAGAAATCACTGCTCATGAAAAAACTTCAGCAAAAGGTTTTGGAGGATTACTGGCTTATGCTGAAGCAGGAGGAAAAGTTACATTAAAGAAAGAAGCTGAATCAGTAAGCGAATGGGCTAAGAAGGATGAAGAAACAAAGCCTTATCTGTATGAAAATATTGGAGGATATGCTAAAGGTGCAGGTTCAACTGTTACATTTGAAGAAAATCTGAAAATTAACGGTATGGCAGGTTTTGCTGATGGAACAGGAGCAGTTGTAAACTTGAATAAAAATGCAAATAAAGTACAGACAGGTAAAGGTGGAGCACTGGTAGCCCTTAATGGAGGAGTAGTTAATTTTGGTGGTGGAGATATCTACCATGAAACGAATGTAACGACTAACAGTGTTGGAACTGGTAATCAAGGTGATAATGCAGGGAATCATGCACAATCAACACCATTTTTTGCAGGAGCTAACTCAAAGGTAAACTTTACAGGTACTACGACAATAAATATGTCAGATGGTATTTTAAAAGCAGGAGAAACTTCTGACTATACTGCGGCAGCAGGAACAGCTACTAAATATAATGGTATGCAGAATGTTAAAGTTAAACTTACTGGAGATAATGTTGTTTTAGCTGCATATGAGGGAAATACAACAAACTGGACGGGATCATCTGCGGGATCATCACAGGTTATGACTGAAATGAAGATAAATCCTGCTAATTTTAATCCTAATGGGAAGAAGTATAAAATATTCTATATTAACGGAATATTCAATCTAAATACTAATCTGGATTTAGATGATGCAAATAATGAATTTAACAAGAGTCTTGGTTTATCAAATGAAAAGTTTAATATAGGAAACGGAATTACAGTAAGCTCTCTTACAGGTAAAGGTCTTGTTATGGGATCAAACAGCAGTGCAACTGATAATACGAGCAACTTGTATAACAATGAAGGGACTGTTGATATAAAAGGTGGAAATGTAGCAGGTACGACTGCCTTAAATATAAGTTATGGAACAATTCATAATAAAAATTTGATAAGCGTTGATAAAGGTATTGGTGCTTACGGAATAAATGGAAGTAAACTGATAAATGATCAGAATGCCAATATAAATATAACTGGTGAAGGTGTAGGAATGGCAGCCTTTACTTCAGGAACTTCTTTACAGGATTATGGAACAGATAAAAATATTGCTAACGGTACATTAGGAACGGCAAAAACATTAGAAATATTAAATAAAGGGACAATCACTGTAAATGGAGATACTTCAGTAGGAATTTACGGTAAGACTGATAAAATAACAGGTGCTCATGCAAGTACAAATGTAACGAGAGCAAATGGACTTATTAGTAATGAAGGAAAAATTACTATGACAGGAAATAAAGCTGTTGGAATTGTATCTAACGGATTAGGTAATACCGTTACACTAAAAGGAACAGGAAGTTCTGACATAGTAATTCAAGGAACAGAAGGAATTGGAGTATATGCTGAAAATTCTGATGTTAATTTATTGACAAATTATGGAATAGAAGTTAAAGATAAGGGAACAGGAATATTTGTAAAAGATGGAAGTAACCTGAGTGCAGGAACGCTTGAATTGAAATATAGCGGAACAAACACTGGAACAGGAGTAGGATTATTTTATGACAATGCATCCGGAACATCGAAGACAAACAATACAAATGTAAATCTTGTAGATACAGCTGGAACAACAGGAGGTGTTGTAGGACTATATGTAAAAGGAAACGGCGGAGTGCTTACAAATAATGGAAATATATCAGGAGACAAGGGCTACGGCTTAATTACAGAAGGAACAGAAGTTGTAAATGCAGCTACAATTACATTGAATAATCCTGTTGATGCGGCAACTAAAAAACCGAGCGTAGGAATTTATACAAAAGCAACTGATAAAATAACAAATAATGGAACAGTAACAGTAGGAGAAAATTCAGTAGGAATATATGGACATGCAGTTGATAATAATGGAACAATAAACACTGGTGAAGGTGGTACAGGTATATACAGTTCAGGTGGAGATGTAAATCTTAATTCTGGAAGCATAAATGTAGGAACTGGAAAAGCTGCGGCAGTCTACACAAACGGAAGTGGTCAGACTATAAGGGCAAATTCCGGAAGTACTTTAACAATAGGAGATAATTCATTTGGATTTATTAATGAAGGAAAAACAGGTGTAACAGGAAACAGAATAATAAGTGATATTTCAAGTATAAATAATCTTGGTAACGATACAGTGTATGTGTATTCAGCAGATAGCAGAACAGGTGCAGAAGTAATTAACAATACAAACTTAACTTCTACAGGTTCATACAACTACGGATTATATTCGGCTGGAAAAGTAACAAATAATGCAGATATAAACTTTGGAAGCGGATTTGGTAATGTTGGAATATACAGTACTCATGGCGGAGAAGCAACAAATGCTGCAGGAAAAAATATTACTGTTGGAGCATCATTTATAGATGAAAATAATTCATTAAATAACAGATATGCAGTTGGAATGGCTGCAGGATTTAATCCAACACAGGATGAAATCCTTTTAGGTAAAACAGCTTATACCGGAAATATTATAAATAAGGGTATTATTAATGTAACAGGTTCAAATAGTATAGGAATGTATGGAACAGGACAGGGAACTAAAGTAATTAATGCGGCAGGAGCAACAATAAACCTGAATGCAAGTAATACTACAGGAATGTATCTGGATAACGGAGCATATGGATACAACTACGGAACAATCAGATCAAATGGAACAGGACTTGAGAAAGTGGTTGGAGTAGTTGTTAAGAACGGTTCAACAATTGAAAATCATGGAGATATAATTTTGGATGCAAAATCTGCTGTCGGAATACTTGCTAAAGGAGATGCTGTAGGAAATAACCTTGGAATAATTAAAAACTATAAAACAATGGTTATACAAGGTGAAGGTTCTATAGATGAAAAAATAGACGAAAATCAAAGCAGTCTTGGAAAAGGATTAATGGGAGTATCGATAGATGTACCTAAGGGATCAAGTGTAGGAACAATATCAGTAAATGGAACTCCGGTAGTACCTACAATTGCGACTTCATCAGCTGAAGAATATAAACCGATGCAGACTTCTACAATTGGAATGTATATAGATACTTCAAGTAAAAGATTTACTAATCCTGTTCAGGGATTGAGCGCATTGAGCAGTTTAACTAAAGCGGATCTTATTATAGGTGCAGAAGCAGCAGAAAATACTACAAGTAAATATATTCAGCTGGATAAGAAAATACTGGATCCATACAATGAAATGATAAAGAAGAATCCTCAGATAAAAGACTGGAACATATACTCAGGATCATTGACTTGGATGGCTACAGTTGCACAAAATCAGACAGATGGAACAATAGAAAATGCATATATGGCAAAAATTCCTTATACTTTCTGGGCTGGAAAAGAACCTAATCCTGTAGAAGTTACAGATACATATAACTTCTTAAACGGTATGGAACAGAGATATGGAGTTGAAGAACTTGGAACAAGAGAAAAAAGATTATTTGATAAAATAAGCGGTATAGGAAATAATGAACAGATTCTATTCTTCCAGGCAATAGATGAAATGATGGGACACCAGTATGCAAATGTACAGCAGAGAACATATGGAACAGGAAGACTGATAGATAAAGAAATTACACATTTGTCTAAAGAGTGGGATACTAAGTCGAAACAGTCCAACAAAATAAAGGCATTTGGAATGAGGGACGAGTATAAGACTGACACTGCAGGAATAATAGACTATACAAGTAATGCATACGGATTTGCATATTTACATGAAGATGAAACAGTTAAACTTGGAAACAGCTCAGGATGGTATGCAGGAGCGGTACATAACAGATTCAAGTTCAAGGACATAGGAAAATCAAAAGAAAACCAGACAATGTTAAAACTTGGAATCTTCAAGACAATGTCACTGGCTGCAGATCATAACGGATCATTGAGATGGACAATATCAGGAGAAGGATATGTATCAAGAAATGATATGCACAGAAAGTATCTTGTAGTAGATGAAATCTTCAATGCGAAGTCAGACTATACAACATATGGAGTAGCGGTTAAGAATGAACTGGGATATAACATAAGAACAAGTGAAAGAACAAGCATAAGACCATACGGAAGCTTAAAACTTGAATATGGAAGATTTACTACAATCAAGGAAAAGTCAGGAGAAATGAGACTTGACGTAAAAGGAAACGACTACTACTCAATAAGACCGGAAGTAGGAGTGGAATTTAGCTACAGACAGCCTATGGCAGTTAAGACGACATTTGTGACAACATTAGGACTAGGTTATGAAAATGAACTGGGAAAAGTAGGAAATGTAAAGAACATGGCAAAAGTATCATATACGGATGCAGACTGGTTTAATATAAGAGGCGAAAAGGACGACAGAAAAGGAAACTTTAAAGCGGACTTAAATATCGGAGTAGAGAACCAGAGATTTGGAGTAACATTAAACGGAGGATATGATACGAAAGGTAAGAATGTAAGAGGAGGAATAGGATTCAGAGCTATTTACTAA
- a CDS encoding IS3 family transposase yields MLKKIESSSSGKGAKREEKVRVIAELRAKYPFKMLLKIAGISKSVYYYYIDKKDIDEKNKDIIEKIKEIYYANKGRYGYRRVTLELKNQGLNINHKKVQRLMKKFNLQSIIRKKRKYSSYRGQTGRIADNHIRRDFEAAAPNQKWFTDVTEFNLRGEKLYLSPILDAYGRYIVSYDISRSPNLGQINHMLNLAFKENGNYENLIFHSDQGWQYQHYLYQKRLKEKNITQSMSRKGNSLDNGLMECFFGLLKSEMFYEQEEKYRTLEELKEAIEEYIYYYNNKRIKEKLKGLTPASYRSQSLLVG; encoded by the coding sequence ATACTTAAAAAAATTGAGAGCTCTAGTTCAGGAAAGGGAGCTAAAAGAGAAGAAAAAGTAAGAGTGATAGCCGAACTTAGAGCTAAATACCCTTTCAAGATGCTGTTAAAAATTGCCGGGATATCAAAATCAGTATATTACTACTATATTGATAAAAAAGATATTGATGAGAAGAATAAAGATATCATTGAAAAAATCAAAGAAATTTACTATGCAAATAAAGGAAGATATGGTTATCGAAGAGTAACATTGGAATTAAAGAATCAAGGGTTAAATATTAATCATAAAAAAGTACAGAGGCTTATGAAGAAATTTAATTTACAGAGCATTATCCGTAAAAAGAGGAAATATTCTTCATACAGAGGTCAGACAGGAAGGATAGCTGATAATCATATCAGAAGAGATTTTGAAGCAGCAGCTCCAAATCAGAAATGGTTTACAGATGTGACAGAATTTAATCTGAGGGGAGAAAAGTTATACTTATCTCCAATATTGGATGCTTATGGAAGATACATAGTTTCATATGATATTTCGCGCAGTCCTAACTTGGGGCAGATAAACCATATGTTAAATTTAGCATTTAAAGAAAATGGGAATTATGAGAATTTGATATTTCATAGCGATCAAGGATGGCAGTATCAGCATTATTTATATCAGAAAAGGTTAAAAGAAAAGAATATAACTCAAAGTATGTCAAGGAAAGGAAACAGTTTAGATAACGGATTAATGGAATGTTTCTTTGGGTTATTAAAATCAGAGATGTTTTATGAACAGGAAGAAAAGTACAGAACACTGGAAGAACTGAAAGAAGCAATAGAGGAATACATATATTATTACAACAACAAAAGAATAAAGGAAAAATTAAAAGGATTAACTCCTGCTTCTTACAGAAGTCAATCCTTATTGGTTGGTTAA
- a CDS encoding IS3 family transposase yields the protein MSKLTREDKIEIYERRKNGETISSLANDFDVQESNIKYLIALIEKHGYDILRKDKNRVYSKDFKLQIINRILVNHESINSVAIDIGLPAPSILHNWLSKFKENEYNVVEKKKGRKPKSMTKPKKNEKVLSEKDKIKQLEEENMYLKAENEYLKKLRALVQERELKEKKK from the coding sequence ATGAGCAAATTAACAAGAGAAGATAAAATTGAAATATATGAAAGAAGAAAAAATGGTGAAACTATTTCTTCTTTAGCTAATGATTTTGATGTTCAGGAATCTAATATTAAATATTTAATTGCTTTAATTGAAAAACATGGATATGATATTTTAAGAAAAGATAAAAATAGAGTTTATTCTAAAGATTTTAAATTACAAATAATTAATAGAATTTTAGTTAATCATGAGTCTATTAATTCTGTTGCTATTGATATTGGTTTGCCAGCTCCTAGTATTTTACATAATTGGCTTTCAAAATTTAAAGAAAATGAGTATAATGTTGTAGAGAAGAAAAAAGGAAGGAAACCTAAATCTATGACTAAACCTAAGAAAAATGAGAAAGTTCTATCTGAAAAAGATAAGATTAAACAGTTAGAAGAAGAAAATATGTATCTTAAAGCTGAGAACGAATACTTAAAAAAATTGAGAGCTCTAGTTCAGGAAAGGGAGCTAAAAGAGAAGAAAAAGTAA